A single window of Candidatus Binatia bacterium DNA harbors:
- a CDS encoding alpha/beta hydrolase encodes MRERAHFHAADLHGIARLATDATGAVTDIVEAMHESVTRPPSLPASSLSGRAGGLSGLIYSSVRLVARCIGGGIDLALTPIVPLLGKRASTPERDVLLSVLNGVIGDHLADSGNPLAVGMELRTGGRALELRRKALARVFPSASPRVVVFVHGLCGSDVQWKGRAVDYGVGLERDHDFTALYLRYNSGLHISTNGRRLATLLETLAREWPADNLELMLVGHSMGGLVARSAVHYAGLASHSWTTSLSRIAFLGTPHHGAPLERGGHWFHEVLGSIRYASPLSRLARLRSAGITDLRHGNLLDEDWHAADRFSRAHDTRIPLSLPKGIDCLAAAATTGGSLGDARDRLVGDGLVPVASALGTHADPQRDLGIAPSRSFIVYRAHHLELLGHSEVYEHLSRWLTS; translated from the coding sequence ATGCGCGAGCGCGCTCACTTTCACGCGGCCGACCTTCACGGCATCGCCCGGTTGGCCACCGATGCGACCGGCGCAGTGACCGACATCGTCGAGGCGATGCACGAGTCGGTCACACGGCCGCCGTCTCTGCCGGCTTCTTCGTTGTCGGGTCGCGCCGGCGGCCTCTCCGGACTCATCTACTCGTCGGTTCGCCTGGTGGCACGGTGCATCGGCGGCGGGATCGACCTGGCTCTTACGCCGATCGTGCCGCTACTCGGAAAGAGAGCTTCGACGCCGGAGCGTGATGTGCTGCTCTCGGTGCTGAACGGCGTGATCGGCGATCATCTTGCCGACAGCGGCAACCCACTGGCAGTGGGCATGGAGCTTCGCACCGGCGGCCGCGCTCTCGAGCTTCGCCGCAAGGCACTCGCCCGCGTTTTTCCGAGCGCGTCGCCGCGCGTAGTCGTTTTCGTGCACGGACTGTGCGGCTCGGATGTTCAATGGAAGGGTCGAGCGGTCGACTACGGCGTCGGCCTCGAACGCGACCACGATTTTACTGCGCTGTACCTGCGCTACAACAGCGGGCTTCACATCTCGACCAACGGACGCCGGCTGGCAACCCTGCTCGAGACGCTCGCGCGCGAGTGGCCTGCCGACAACCTGGAGCTGATGCTGGTGGGACACAGCATGGGCGGCCTCGTCGCTCGCAGCGCCGTGCACTACGCCGGGCTCGCATCGCACTCCTGGACGACGTCGCTGTCCCGCATCGCCTTTCTCGGCACGCCGCACCACGGCGCACCTCTGGAGCGCGGCGGCCACTGGTTCCACGAGGTGCTCGGCAGCATTCGCTACGCTTCGCCGCTGTCGCGCCTGGCGCGACTGCGAAGCGCCGGCATCACCGATCTTCGACACGGCAATCTTCTCGACGAGGACTGGCACGCCGCCGATCGTTTCTCGCGAGCGCATGACACGAGAATTCCGCTGTCGCTGCCGAAGGGGATCGATTGCCTGGCCGCTGCCGCGACCACTGGCGGGAGTCTCGGCGACGCGCGCGATCGATTGGTCGGCGACGGCCTGGTTCCGGTCGCGAGTGCGCTCGGGACTCATGCCGATCCGCAACGCGACCTCGGGATCGCTCCGTCGCGGTCCTTCATCGTGTATCGAGCGCACCATCTCGAGTTGCTCGGACATTCCGAGGTGTACGAGCATCTCTCACGCTGGCTCACGAGCTGA